Part of the Verrucomicrobiota bacterium genome is shown below.
AGTGCCCAAATAACATAAAACAGGACAAGAAAGCCGCGCTTTTTGCCGTTGACGTTAACCTATTATAGCCATAACTTTCCAACTCGCGTGTCAAAACGCATGGAACGTGAAAAGAAAGATTTATAGTTATGATAAAAGTTGCGATTAATGGTTTTGGTCGAATCGGCCGTTTAGTCTTTAGGGCTATCTGTGATCAGGGTTTATTGGGTAAAGAAATTGAGGTAGTAGCTGTTAATGATTTGGTAGCAGCCGACAACCTGGCCTACTTGGTTAAGTATGATTCTATCCAAGGCCGTTTCGATGGAGAAGTAGCAAGCAAGAAATCATCTCCAACAGTCGAGGAAGATGACACTTTGGTTGTAAATGGTCAGGAAATTAAATGTCTCGCTGTGAGAGAAGGTCCTGCAGCAATGCCTTGGAAAGAATTAGACGTAGATTATGTCATCGAATGTACAGGACTTTTTACTAAAAAAGAGGCAGCCGAAGGACATATTACTTCTGGGGCTAAGAAAGTAATCATTTCGGCTCCTGGGAAAGGTGAAGATATCACAGTCGTCATGGGCGTAAACCACGAAAAGTATAATGCTTCTAGCCACCACATTATTTCAAACGCTAGCTGCACCACCAACTGTCTTGCACCCGTCGTTCATGTTCTTCTCAAAGAGGGCTATGGCATTGCCGAGGGACTCATGACTACTGTTCATAGTTACACGGCGACTCAAAAAACTGTTGATGGGCCTTCTAAAAAGGATTGGAAAGGTGGTCGCTCTGCCGCTATTAACATTATCCCTTCATCAACTGGCGCAGCTAAAGCAGTTGGCCTTGCCATCCCTGAAGTTAAGGGCAAGTTGACGGGTATGGCTTTCCGGGTTCCTACTCCAACGGTTTCAGTTGTGGACCTAACTGTGAAGACTGAAAAGGCAACAAGCTACGAAGAGATTTGCAGCAAGATGAAGAATGCTAGCGAAACTTACATGAAAAATATCCTAGGCTACACCGA
Proteins encoded:
- the gap gene encoding type I glyceraldehyde-3-phosphate dehydrogenase; amino-acid sequence: MIKVAINGFGRIGRLVFRAICDQGLLGKEIEVVAVNDLVAADNLAYLVKYDSIQGRFDGEVASKKSSPTVEEDDTLVVNGQEIKCLAVREGPAAMPWKELDVDYVIECTGLFTKKEAAEGHITSGAKKVIISAPGKGEDITVVMGVNHEKYNASSHHIISNASCTTNCLAPVVHVLLKEGYGIAEGLMTTVHSYTATQKTVDGPSKKDWKGGRSAAINIIPSSTGAAKAVGLAIPEVKGKLTGMAFRVPTPTVSVVDLTVKTEKATSYEEICSKMKNASETYMKNILGYTEDEVVSSDFIHCAYSSIFDAGSGIGLNENFFKLISWYDNEWGYSNRCVDLLKYIAE